The following are encoded together in the Ranitomeya imitator isolate aRanImi1 chromosome 4, aRanImi1.pri, whole genome shotgun sequence genome:
- the LOC138676014 gene encoding uncharacterized protein has protein sequence MSNRVEFIRDFIEIYQSFPCLWKIKSPEYCNREKRREGYLQLIELYNRQAPDEAANEAVIKKKIQALRTVWRKELNKVLQTTRSGASTEEVYVPKLWYFEHLNFLRDQEVPRTSTCLRLLAPVEPIVSENHAEQESQGQQDDSAQESTLDCSQDCTTTDLVEAAPARSQSRQVQRKRKATSDASNELLSLAKKVLTRNVSPALEGFGHYVVDKLAKMDDNQRILAERLILEAVNKGTDGDLDKNTCLVSSRPIQRTEPSNFNGWSQGQTSMRHNPHVSHFGQPPPNNSYTPIPLHMASPIRHQNFQPEQSSYHNL, from the exons atgtcaaatcgtgtggagttcatccgggatttcatcgagatttatcagtcttttccctgcctctggaaaataaaatctcctgagtattgtaacagggaaaagaggagggagggttacttacagctcattgagctttacaatcgtcaggcaccagatgaggcagctaacgaagcagttattaaaaagaaaatccaggcgctccgcacggtctggaggaaggagctgaacaaggttcttcagactacaaggtccggagcttccactgaagaagtttatgtgccaaaactgtggtattttgagcatcttaattttctgagggaccaagaggtgccacggacttcaacgtgtcttcgattgttggcacctgtggaaccaatagtttcggagaaccacgccgagcaggagtcacaagggcaacaa gatgacagtgcgcaggagagtacacttgactgttcacaggactgcacaacaacagatctagtggaggctgcacctgccaggagtcaatcgaggcaagttcaaagaaaacggaaagccacctcagacgcctcaaatgaactattgagcctggcaaagaaggtgttgacaagaaatgttagccctgcgttagaggggtttggacactatgtggttgacaaactggcaaaaatggacgacaaccaaagaatactagcagagcgtctgattctggaagcagtaaacaagggtactgatggcgatttggacaagaacacttgtttggtctcttcccggccaatacagcggacagagccatcaaatttcaatggttggtcacagggtcagacatcgatgcgacacaatcctcacgtttcccacttcggccagccaccccctaataactcctacacaccaatacctttacatatggcttcgcccatcaggcaccaaaattttcagccggaacaatcgtcgtatcataatttgtga